In Peromyscus maniculatus bairdii isolate BWxNUB_F1_BW_parent chromosome 21, HU_Pman_BW_mat_3.1, whole genome shotgun sequence, one DNA window encodes the following:
- the Tbata gene encoding protein TBATA isoform X5: protein MNTEVKTQLAEHLLERWPRAERRLEQDTQGPSQQHPPRNQGRHALLSVFPAHLRWTKGPPCSQGHQEREVQKATSPKPEPEKKPEHFSRSHGDAGFQKEPMVPGIVDFELIQEELKIPKPQTPSAYRFGRLSHHSFFSRHHPQPQRVTHIQDFTGKPVCVVRDEFSLAPLTQSALLSGCLMAMPTISDPIGDPQSNRNPQLSSDTWQKNLKDLASRAFTKEIEPRTNEPGAEQRIEPGKKAFQKEEPPLREQGAKYSAETGRLIPASSQALSRRGHQGQRGHSSGRDGGVQASILQDQDLLILELLCQILQTDSLHAIQFWLLYAPPKVRP from the exons ATGAACACGGAGGTGAAAACCCAGTTGGCCGAGCACCTGCTAGAGAG ATggcctagagctgaaaggagactGGAACAGGATACTCAGGGGCCCTCCCAGCAACATCCTCCCAGGAATCAGGGGAGGCATGCCTTGCTTAGCGTATTCCCAGCCCACCTCCGCTGGACCAAGGGACCTCCCTGCAGCCAGGGCCATCAGGAGAGGGAAGTGCAGAAAGCCACCAG TCCAAAGCCAGAGCCCGAGAAGAAGCCAGAGCACTTTTCAAGGAGCCACGGGGATGCTGGGTTCCAGAAAGAGCCTATGGTCCCAGGCATCGTGGATTTTGAGTTGATCCAAGAGGAGCTGAAGATCCCCAAGCCCCAAACGCCCAGCGCCTATCGCTTTGGACGCCTCAGCCACCATTCCTTCTTCTCTCGACACCACCCCCAACCACAGCGTGTGACCCACATCCAAG ATTTCACCGGGAAGCCCGTCTGCGTGGTCAGGGACGAGTTCTCTTTGGCACCCTTGACTCAGTCTGCGCTCTTATCCGGTTGTCTGATGGCGATGCCCACCATCTCTGACCCCATTGGGGACCCACAGTCCAATCGGAACCCCCAGCTTTCTTCTG ACACCTGGCAGAAGAATCTAAAGGACCTAGCTTCCCGAGCATTTACTAAGGAGATCGAGCCAAGGACCAATGAGCCTGGTGCCGAGCAAAGGATCGAGCCTGGAAAGAAAGCCTTC CAGAAGGAAGAGCCTCCTCTGAGGGAGCAGGGGGCAAAGTACTCAGCTGAGACCGGTAGGCTTATTCCAGCTTCCAGCCAAGCCCTCAGCCGCCGTGGCCACCAGGGGCAGCGGGGCCACTCTTCTGGCAGAGATGGAGGAGTCCAAGCCTCCATTCTGCAGGACCAGGACCTGCTG